From Microbacterium sp. 10M-3C3:
CGTCCTCGATGTCTTCGCCGGCGCCGACCACGGCCTCGACGGACGCGTCGGCGGGGAGCGCCGCGCGCGCCTGGTCGAGCACGCGGCGCGCGGCCTCGCCGCCGACGGTGCGGATCGCGCCGGTGTCCAGACCCGCGGGCAGGTCGATCGTCTCGAGCGAGAGCAGACGCAGCGGGACGGATGCGGCGGTGGCGAGGGCGACCGCCTCCTCGAGGAGCACATCGGCCCCGGGCCGGGTGCCGATCGCCGCGGTGACCCGCTCGATGCCGACGCCGGGATCGATGAGGCGCGCACCCTCGGGCGCGAGCACCACGGAGACGTCGGCGGAGTGCAGCAGCTCGGAGGCCACCGAGCCGAGCTGGTGCCGGCCGCGCAGGCCGCCCCGCCCGGCCCCGACGACGATGACACCGGCACCCGTCTCGTGGGCGGCGTCGATGAGTCCTTCGGCGAACGAGTCGGCCGAGCGGATGCTGCGGCGGTGGTCGAGTCCGTCCAGGCGCGCCGTGGCGTCGGCGAGCCAGCGCTCGGCCTGGTCGTGCACGAGACGGCCGTACCCGGCGTCGGGGGGCGTGATGACGGTGCGGGAGTCGCCCGGCAGGACGATCACGAGCTCGAGCCGCTCCCCGGTGGCGCGGGCGAGCCGGGCCCCCACGGCGAGGGCATCCTCGCCGGCGTCGGTCGCGGTGTATCCGACGACGACCGGGCCGGTCACGACCGCGTCCGCTCGAGGATCTCGGCCGCGGCACGGCGGCCCTGACGGATCGCGCCGTCGACATGCTGGTACCCCGCCCCCGCCATGTCGCTGCACGCGAGGTGGATCGGGCCGACCGGGGTGCGCAGGTCGGCGCCGTAGCGGTGGAGGCCGCCGAGGTCGAAGCTCGCCGCGTAGGCGCCGCGGGTCCACTCCTCGGTGCCCCAATCGCTCTCGTAGTAGACGACGGGATCCTTCGCGGCCTCGCCGTAGTAGTGCGACAGCGACTCGAGGATGCGCGCGCGTCGCTCGTCGGCGCTCAGGCGGAACAGATCGTCGGCGGTGCGGTCGGAGACGAACCCGACGAGCGTGCCGCGCTCGTCGCCGTGGTTGGTGTTGTCGTACGCCTCGTGGCACAGCTCGTACGGGCTGAACGCCGTGCCCGACAGACCCTGCTCGCGCCAGAACGGCCGGTCGAACACGGCGTGCACCTTGATGACGAAGCCCATCGAGATGTGCTGGTGCATCTGGTGCTGCAGGCGCGGCAGCGGCGGCACGAAGGAGATGCGGGGGTAGAGCACCGGCGCGAGGGCGAGGATCGCGAAGCGGGCACGCACCGTCACGGCGTCGGCCTCGGCGAGGACGCCCTCGTGGGACCACGCGAGCGTGCGCACCGGCTGGTTCAGCAGCACGTCGTCGCCCAGGCGCTCCGCGAGGAGTACGGGGACCTGCTGCAGGCCGCCGACGACGCGCTTGTCGAGGATGAAGTCGGCGTCGACGAGGTGGGAGTAGGAACCGGCCGACGCCGCCATGAGGAGCGACTGCAGGAGCGAGAAGGCGTGCGTGGGCTTGGTCAGCATCGCCGAGCCGGTCGCGAACGCGAGGTTGCGCACCGCTTCGTCGTCGTCGGTCTGGGCGCGCAGCCACGCGTCCCACGAGATCGTGTCCCACTCGACGGCGCGAGGATGCTCCCACGGCCGGTCGGGGTCGATCTCCGCGATCATCGCGTCGAGGCGCTCCGTGATCTCGGCGATCGTGCGCTCGGTCTCGGGCGAGACGGGGAACATCTCCCCCGTGAAGCGCTGCGTGACGCCGTCCGGGCCGATGTAGACGCTGTCGCCGTCGCGATAGCGGCTGAAGGTCTCGAGCCCCAGCTCGGCCACGGTGTCGATCAGCGCGTGCTGGTCGGGCGAGACCCACTGGCCACCCAGTTCGAGCATCGCGCCGTCGATCTCGTCGGTCCACAAGCGCCCGCCGACGCGGTCACGTGCTTCCAGCACGGCGACCGACAGCCCGGCCTTGCGCAGCTCGTTGGCGGCGGTGAGGCCCGCGGCCCCGGCGCCGATGACGACGACGTCCTTCGTCAGTTCCGTCATGGTGGGCCTTTCTCGTGAGGGGAGGGCTCAGGCGCGGGCCAGGACGCCCGCGAGCACGTCGAGTCCTTCGGACAGGAGGTCGTCGCCGATCGAGAGCGGCGGGAGGAACCGGATGACGTTGCCGTACGTGCCGCACGTGAGGACGATGACGCCCTCCGCGATGCAGCCCTTCGCGACGGCGGCGGTGAGCGCCGCGTCCGGGGCGCCCGTCGCGGGGTCGACGAACTCGGCGGCGACCATCGCGCCGCGGCCGCGCACGTCGCCGATGCGCGGATCGGCGGCCTGCAGCGCCCCGAGGCGCTCGAGCAGCACGTCGCCGATCGCACGGGCTCGCGCGGGCAGATCGTCGTTCTCGAATGCGTCGATCGCCGCGAGCGCCGCCGCGCACGCGAGCGGGTTGCCGCCGTACGTGCCGCCGAGGCCGCCGGTGTGGGCGGCGTCCATGATCTCGGCGCGACCGGTGACGGCGGCCAGAGGCATGCCGCCGGCGATGCCCTTGGCGGTCGTGATCAGGTCGGGGACGATGCCGAACAGCTCGCTCGCGAACATCGCGCCGGTGCGCGCGAAACCGGTCTGCACCTCGTCGGCGATGAAGACGACGCCGTTCTCGCGGCACCAGTCGGCGAGCGCGGGGAGGAAGCCGTCGGCGGGGACGATGAACCCACCCTCGCCTTGGATCGGCTCGATGATGACGGCCGCGAGGTTCTCGGCGCCGATCTGCTTCTCGATGAGCGACAAGGCCTTGGCCGCCGCATCCGCGCCCGACAGCCCGTCGCGGAACGGGTACGACATCGGCGCGCGGTAGACCTCCGAGGCGAACGGGCCGAACCCGCTCTTGTACGGCATGCTCTTGGCCGTCAGCGCCATCGTGAGGTTCGTGCGGCCGTGGTAGGCGTGGTCGAACGCGACGACGGCCTGGC
This genomic window contains:
- a CDS encoding NAD(P)/FAD-dependent oxidoreductase, which produces MTELTKDVVVIGAGAAGLTAANELRKAGLSVAVLEARDRVGGRLWTDEIDGAMLELGGQWVSPDQHALIDTVAELGLETFSRYRDGDSVYIGPDGVTQRFTGEMFPVSPETERTIAEITERLDAMIAEIDPDRPWEHPRAVEWDTISWDAWLRAQTDDDEAVRNLAFATGSAMLTKPTHAFSLLQSLLMAASAGSYSHLVDADFILDKRVVGGLQQVPVLLAERLGDDVLLNQPVRTLAWSHEGVLAEADAVTVRARFAILALAPVLYPRISFVPPLPRLQHQMHQHISMGFVIKVHAVFDRPFWREQGLSGTAFSPYELCHEAYDNTNHGDERGTLVGFVSDRTADDLFRLSADERRARILESLSHYYGEAAKDPVVYYESDWGTEEWTRGAYAASFDLGGLHRYGADLRTPVGPIHLACSDMAGAGYQHVDGAIRQGRRAAAEILERTRS
- the gabT gene encoding 4-aminobutyrate--2-oxoglutarate transaminase → MSSTVTLPTTGGPALPQRRHLVTSLPGPRSQEIIDRKAAAVAAGVGHSVPIAAVAAGGGVVVDVDGNSLIDLGSGIAVTTVGNAHPGVVAAVQEQAARFTHTCFMISPYEQYVAVAEALNRLTPGGHAKKSALFNSGAEAVENAVKIARKATGRQAVVAFDHAYHGRTNLTMALTAKSMPYKSGFGPFASEVYRAPMSYPFRDGLSGADAAAKALSLIEKQIGAENLAAVIIEPIQGEGGFIVPADGFLPALADWCRENGVVFIADEVQTGFARTGAMFASELFGIVPDLITTAKGIAGGMPLAAVTGRAEIMDAAHTGGLGGTYGGNPLACAAALAAIDAFENDDLPARARAIGDVLLERLGALQAADPRIGDVRGRGAMVAAEFVDPATGAPDAALTAAVAKGCIAEGVIVLTCGTYGNVIRFLPPLSIGDDLLSEGLDVLAGVLARA
- a CDS encoding universal stress protein, with product MTGPVVVGYTATDAGEDALAVGARLARATGERLELVIVLPGDSRTVITPPDAGYGRLVHDQAERWLADATARLDGLDHRRSIRSADSFAEGLIDAAHETGAGVIVVGAGRGGLRGRHQLGSVASELLHSADVSVVLAPEGARLIDPGVGIERVTAAIGTRPGADVLLEEAVALATAASVPLRLLSLETIDLPAGLDTGAIRTVGGEAARRVLDQARAALPADASVEAVVGAGEDIEDAVEHLTWRPGEIAVVGSSRLAQPRRLFLGSTAAKMLHVLPVPLMVVPRTRGNDEEGPRA